A region from the Vicia villosa cultivar HV-30 ecotype Madison, WI linkage group LG3, Vvil1.0, whole genome shotgun sequence genome encodes:
- the LOC131656508 gene encoding pathogenesis-related leaf protein 6-like yields MGSFSLLCIFVLILIMGDSHITKAQDSPANYLNTHNMARAELGINMTNLVWDNKIAAFAQNYANKCKDCKVIPSHKEAYGYGENIAVIAGNLSGVDAVKLWVAEQPLYNWYVGMCEGGVECHHYTQVVWGSSRSVGCGKVKCDDGRLFVSCNYYPAGNIPGEYPF; encoded by the coding sequence ATGGGCTCCTTTTCTTTATTGTGTATATTTGTTTTAATACTCATTATGGGTGATAGTCATATCACAAAGGCTCAAGACTCGCCAGCAAATTACTTGAACACCCACAATATGGCGAGAGCAGAACTAGGAATTAATATGACAAATCTTGTTTGGGATAACAAAATTGCTGCTTTTGCCCAAAATTATGCTAATAAATGTAAGGATTGTAAGGTAATCCCCTCACACAAAGAAGCTTACGGGTATGGCGAGAATATTGCAGTGATTGCTGGCAACCTAAGCGGTGTAGATGCAGTGAAGTTGTGGGTGGCTGAACAACCCTTATATAATTGGTATGTAGGGATGTGTGAGGGTGGTGTTGAATGTCATCATTATACCCAAGTGGTATGGGGAAGTTCACGAAGTGTTGGATGTGGAAAAGTGAAATGCGATGATGGAAGATTATTCGTTTCTTGCAATTATTATCCTGCTGGCAACATTCCTGGAGAATATCCATTCTAA